Proteins encoded in a region of the Arvicanthis niloticus isolate mArvNil1 chromosome 16, mArvNil1.pat.X, whole genome shotgun sequence genome:
- the LOC117721817 gene encoding sperm-associated antigen 11B-like, translating into MKPRLLPSFASLLLVALLFPAGLSSASSINYQVTEPPSFPKDEFPAQGVNGSQLLHHRVKRFPPHTAPYRGKSNTGEQGWSIH; encoded by the exons ATGAAACCgagactccttccttcctttgccaGCCTCCTCCTTGTGGCCCTGCTGTTTCCAG CAGGGTTGTCCAGTGCCTCATCCATTAACTACCAAGTCACTGAACCTCCCAGTTTCCCCAAGGACGAATTTCCTGCCCAAGGAGTGAATGGGTCTCAGTTGTTGCATCACAGAGTGAAACGTTTCCCTCCGCACACTGCTCCTTACCGTGGTAAGTCAAACACTGGAGAACAAGGCTGGTCCATCCATTAG
- the LOC117721818 gene encoding sperm-associated antigen 11A-like has translation MKVFLLFGVFFCLIQGNSGDIPPGIRNTVCLMRQGYCRLFMCRYGERKGDICSEPWNRCCIPMSVQDRR, from the exons ATGAAGGTGTTTTTACTCTTTGGTGTTTTCTTCTGCTTGATTCAAGGAAACTCAG GGGACATTCCACCTGGAATCAGAAACACCGTGTGCCTCATGCGGCAGGGCTACTGCAGGCTCTTCATGTGCCGTTATGGTGAGAGAAAAGGGGATATATGCTCCGAGCCCTGGAACAGATGCTGCATACCCATGTCCGTTCAAGACAGAAGATAG